The Agrobacterium vitis region GCTTGCGCTCCAGCGCGCTTGCTTGCTGTTCTGACAGGCGCACGTCTAGGGAAACAGAACCGTCGTCCCGGTCCTCGCGGCTGTCCACCATGGTGTTCTCATAGACCCAGGAGATCAGCGAGAGCTTGTCTGGTGGTAAAATCACCGTGGTTTCCGTTACCACGCCGGAAAGCCGCTCAGCGATCTCGGCCATCAGCGCATCGACCCCTTCGCCCGTTACGGCGGAAACGGCCATCACGTTTTTCCGGCCAGTTGCTTTTTCAGCAATAGCCTGATGCGCTTCCGGCTCTAGCCGGTCGATCTTGTTCCAGACCTCGATGATGCGTTCGTCACGCTCTTTTTCATCGATGCCGAGGTCGGAGAGAATCCGCAAAACGTCGCCTGCCTGCGCACCGTTATCCGGGTCGGCCATGTCACGCACATGCAGGATCAGGTCCGCTTCCAGCACTTCTTCAAGCGTAGCACGAAAGGCTGCAACTAGATGGGTTGGCAGGTCCGAGATGAAGCCAACCGTATCCGAGAGGATGACGGTGCGGCCCTGCGGCAGCTTCATGCGGCGCAGCGTCGGGTCCAGCGTAGCAAACAGCATATCCTCGGCCAACACGCCTGCCCCGGTGATCCGGTTAAACAGCGTCGATTTTCCGGCATTGGTGTAGCCGACAAGCGCAACAATCGGATGCGGCACCTTACGGCGTTTGGCGCGGTGCAGTTGGCGGGTGCGCACCACTTGCTCCAGTTCGCGTTCCAACCGCACGATGCGGTCCTGCAACATCCGCCGGTCGGCCTCGATCTGGGTTTCGCCGGGACCACCCATGAAACCCGCACCGCCGCGCTGGCGCTCCAAGTGGGTCCAGCTGCGCACCAGACGGCCCTTCTGGTAATTCAGATGGGCGAGATCAACCTGCAACGTGCCTTCCTTGGTGGAGGCGCGGCGGCCGAAGATTTCCAGGATCAGACCCGTGCGGTCGATGACCTTGGCGTTCCACTGTTTTTCCAGATTGCGCTGCTGCACCGGCGTCAGCGGATGATCGACAATGACAAGACCGGCATCATGGCTATCGAGCAGCGCCTTGATTTCCTCGATCTTGCCGCTGCCGATCAGGGTCGCCGGACGCGGCTGGTTGACCATTACGATCAGGCCTTGCACGATTGTCAGATCGATGGCGCGCGCAAGCCCCATGGCCTCTTCCAGCCTGCTCTCGTGGCTGCGCGTCGTGGTCGGACCAAGCTCAGCCGAGGCCTTTTCGCTGGAACGGGCCTGCTTCAACACAGGAACAAGAACCACGGCGCGCATGTCGTCGCGGTGCATTTCCTGTTCGGGAATGATGCTATCGGATGTGGTGTCTCGATTGGCTATAGTCGTTGTCCTGTTGTTAAACGCAGAAAATGGATTGTCTCCGCCTCGTCAACGGAGCGCAACCCATTCTGTTCCCACTATAGCATCGTGCCGAAAACGGGAATCGGCACAATGCTAAAGAACGCAATGACGAAATTTAAGAAGCAGCTTCTTCGCTTTCAAACATCTGCATGGGCTGGCCCGGCATGATGGTCGAAATGGCGTGCTTGTAGACGAGCTGGGAATGCCCATCGCGACGCAGCAGTACACAGAAATTATCGAACGAGGTGACGACGCCGGTCAGCTTCACGCCGTTGATCAGGAAAATAGTGAGGGAAATCTTCTGCTTGCGAACCGTATTGAGAAATAGGTCCTGCAAATTCTGAGAACGTTCCGCCATGGCGCCGCTTCTTTCTATCTTGCCGGTCGGGGGTACCGGTTGCAATTTTCTAATTTTTTTGGACAGGCTTCCCCAAATGCCCATCAGTCATGTTTGGTATCAAATCGGAAGTCGTTCCGCAATCGGGAAAACCCCAAGCAAATTCATTGTCGAATTGCCGCGGTTTCCCTTTCCAGCCAACGCCCAGGTCAGCTCAAACGCCCAGCGACTTCAACTTCCGATGTAGCGCCGATCGCTCCATGCCGACAAATTCCGCCGTCCGGGAAATATTGCCGCCAAAGCGATTGATCTGGGCGATTAGATAATCGCGCTCGAACATTTCGCGGGCTTCGCGCAGCGGCAAGGTCATGATCTGGTAATCGCTGCGACCGGAGACTTTCGGCAGCATTTCGCCAAGATCCGTCGGCAGCATTTCCGCGCTGATCGGCACATCCGCCCCATCGTTCTGGGTCAGGATCAACAGCCGCTCGATATTGTTGCGCAATTGGCGGATATTGCCCGGCCAGTCATGGGCTTGCAAAACCGCCATCGCGTCCTCACCGATCTTGCGCTGGCGAATACCGGCCTGTTCGGCGATATGGCGCATCAGCATGTCGACGAGGAAGGGAATATCTTCGCGCCGCTCCGCCAGCGGCGGCACCCGCACCGGCACCACCGCCAGCCGATGAAACAGATCCTCGCGGAACCGGCCCTCGGCAATCAGGCTTTCGAGATTATAGGCGCTGGAGGAAATGATCCGCACATCGACCTTGACCCGCTTGGAACCGCCGACGCGCTCGAATTGTTGATCGACCAGCACCCGCAGGATCTTGTTCTGGGTCTCGCGCGGCATTTCGCCGACTTCATCCAGATAGAGGATACCGCGATGCGCCTCTTCCAGCGCACCAATGCGCCGCGACTGACCGGGCCCGCCTTCGGTGCCAAACAGCGCCACTTCCATACGGTCAGGGGTTATGGCGGCGGCATTCAGTGTCACGAACGGCCCGGCGGAACGGGCCGAGCGCTTGTGGATCATCCGCGCCACCAATTCCTTGCCGCTGCCGGACGGGCCGACGATCATGATCCGGCTATTGGTCGGTGCGACCTTCTCGATGGTCTGGCGCAGTTGCGACACTGCTACCGAACTGCCGATCAGCTCATTGGCATCGCCGGTGCGACGCTTCAGTTCGGTCACTTCGCGTTTCAGCTTGGAATTTTCCAGCGCCCGCTCGGCAATCAGGATCAAACGGTCGGCCTTGAATGGCTTTTCGATGAAGTCGAAAGCGCCACGTTTGATAGCCGATACCGCCGTTTCGACATTGCCGTGCCCGGAAATCATCACCACCGGCAGGTCGGGATGCCGGGCCTTGATTTCGTCCAGCAATGCCAGCCCGTCCAACCGGCTGCCATGCATCCAGATATCGAGAAAGATCAGCCGGGGCGCCCGGTCGGAAATCGCCGCCAGCGCGCTGTCGGCGTCATGCGCCGTGCGGGTTTCGTGTCCTTCGTCGCTCAAGATACCCGAGACGATGTCGCGAATGTCTTCCTCGTCGTCAACCACCAGGATGTCAGAGGCCATAAGCTGCTTCCTTATCATGTTCTTCAGTGGCGGCAGAGGCTGCCCCGGCTTGTCGCGGCAGCACGACGCGGATCATCGCGCCGCGTCCACCATCGAATTCTGCCGGCGCATCATGCAATTCAAGCTGACCGCCATGCTCTTCAATGATTTTCTTGACAATGGCGAGGCCGAGGCCCGTGCCCTTCTCCCGCATTGTCATATAGGGCTCCAGAATGCGATGGCGATTATCGACCGGCAGTCCCTTGCCGTTATCGATGATATCCACCACGAAACCGTCACGCCCCTCGTCCGTTGCCGCCCTGATCCACACCCGGCCCGGCAGTTTTTCAGCATCGGAAGGCACAGCCTCGATTGCTTCCACCGCATTCTTGATCAGATTGCCGAAGGCCTGGGCCAACATACGGGCATCAAACGAACCTTCGAGCGGAAACTCGCCAACGTCGCGGATGAATTCACAATCGCTATGGCCCATTTCCCGCAGGAAGATTGCGTCCTTCAAGACGTCGCGCAGGTCGGCCGGTTGCTTGGTTGGCTTCGGCATCCTGGCAAAGGACGAGAACTCATCGACCATCCGGCCGATATCCTCGACCTGACGGACAATCGTATCGGTACATTGGTCAAAGACCTGCCGGTCTTCGCTGGCGATCTGCTTGCCGAAGCGGCGCTTCAATCGCTCTGCCGAGAGCTGGATCGGGGTCAGCGGGTTCTTGATCTCATGGGCGATACGGCGCGCCACATCGGCCCAAGCGGTTGAGCGCTGGGCAATGACCAGATCCGTGATGTCATCCAGCGTGATCACGTAGGATTCGGTGGCATTGCGGGTTTCCTCGCGCGTCACCTGCACCGACAGGGTCCGCTCCTTGCCGCTGCGTACCAGATTGATCTGCTTGCGGAAATCACCGCGATGGCGAAGCCCGGCTTCGGCAAACACCGTGTTGATTTCCGGAGCAACTGTTTCCAGCTTCTCGCCCAGCAATTGATCGGCGCCGCGCGCCAGAAACAGTTCCGCCGAAGGATTGACGATGGTGATCCTACCGTCGTCCTCGACGCCGATCACCGCCGCGGTGACGCCCGACAGCACTGCTTCGATGAAGCGGCGGCGGTCATCGACCTCGTCCTTGGCTTCCAGAATTTCATCGCGCTGGGTGCGGATCTGGGAAATCATCTTATTGAAGGTGCGCGACAGGCTGCCGACATCGCCATCGGCAACCCTGACCGGCACCACGACATTCATATTGCCTGACGCGACATTGTCGGCAGCGCCGATCAGCAGCCGGATCGGCCGAACGATCCGGTCGGCAACCGCAATCGCAGTCCAGATGGCAGCCAGCAGCACGATCAATGCAAAGCCGAGATAGAGGACGGCAAAGGCGATTTGCAGCGTGGTGCGCCCCTCCTCCATCGCTTTGTATTCGGCGGTATTGTCCTCCATCTCACGCATTGCCCGCATGACCTTCGGATCGACGGCACGGATGGTGTAGAGATAGGCGCCGCTCAGCGAATCCATCTTGATGATCCCGCCGACCAGATTGGTAACACCTGGCGGGATTAGCGTCGGCTGGCCAGCAGCGGCCTTGTCCAACGCATCCTGCGGAATGGCGGGCAGCGGCTTTTCAGTCGAAATATCCGCCTGAATGATGGGTGTGCCGTCCTTGCGAACCAGAAAGGCGCCCAACAGTCCGCGCCCCTTGGCCTGACGGGTCATCAACTCGATAAAACCGGTGCGGTCGAGGAAGAACAACGGCCGGTTTCGCTCCAGATCCGTCGCCATGGAAATCGTCTGGCCCTGCAAATAGCTGGCATTTTCCAGCATATAGGCCTGAGCCACATTCATCGATGAGTTGATTATGCTCTGGGTGCGGATGGAAAACCACCGATCCAGACCGACATTGAGGGTAATACTGGCGAAAATCGCCACCAGGATTGCTGGCGTAATCGCCACAATCGAAAACAGCACGACGATGCGCACATGCAGCCTGGCCGCCGCCCGTCCCCGACGCCGTGCCTTGACGAGACGGCTGACTTCCCGACCGATCAAGAACAGCAGGCCAAGCACGAAAAGCGTATTGATGACCACCGAACCGATCAGCACATTCGAGGTCGGCGCAATCGGGGTGAGGCCAAGCAGGACCGGCAGGGTGAACATGGCACAGGCCAGCGCGCCCCCGGCCAGAATCAGGCCTGGCAAGGCAAAGGAGGACTTGCGCTCCTGCAGCAGTGTCAGTGCTGCTTCCTCTTCGGTCCGCCCTGCAGGCCGCCGCGTTTTCATCCAGTCTCGTCTCCGCAAACGGAAAGATGAGATGCCTTATCGGCGAACTAAGTCTCTGCTGTACCCTGACTACACGGGATGCAAACAGAACCGCTTCCCACGACCGAAGACGCAGGATCACGAAACGAAGCCTTACCGTTAAAGCTCTCCACCGTTGCTATTGAGCAACGCATTGTGGCGAAATTGCAACGCTTGTCAGGCGAATGTCAAGCACTACGCGAGCTTCTGTAAACTGAAACACCCAATTCGCGGATTTTCTTGCGCAGCGTATTTCGGTTCAAACCCAAAAGATCGGCGGCCTTGATCTGGTTTCCACGGGTGGCGGTCAGGGCCGCCAGGATCAGCGGATATTCCATTTCGGTCAAAACCCGGTCGTAAAGGCCGGGCGGCGGCAGGTTATCGCCAAAGGACGCGAAGTAGCTGCGCATATTTTCCTCGACCGCCTGGGCAATGGTCATATGACCGCCACCCGAACCGGCTTTGGAAAGCGGGCTGTCGGTGATGTCAGAGCGCAGTTCCTGCTCGATGATTTCGCGGGTGATAACATCCTGTGGATAAAGCGCCATCAACCGGCGCACCAGGTTCTCCAACTCACGAACATTGCCGGGCCAGGCATAGGATTTCATCACTTCGAGCGCTTCCTGCTCGAATCGCTTGGCGTCCAGACCTTCCTTCTCACCCTGCTGGATGAAATGGCGCACCAGATCGGCAATATCCTCCGCCCGGTCGCGCAGCGGCGGCAGGCGCAGCGGCACGACATTCAGGCGATAGTAAAGGTCTTCACGAAACAGGCCCTGATTGATCGACTGTTTCAGGTCTTTATTGGTGGCGGCGACGATGCGCACATCGGTGCGGATCGGCGTGCGCCCGCCAACCGTGGTATATTCACCCTGCTGTAGAACGCGCAGGAGCCGGGTCTGGGCATCCATCGGCATATCGCCAATTTCGTCCAGAAACAGTGTGCCGCCCTCGGCCTGCTCGAAACGTCCGGTGGAGCGGTTCTGCGCACCGGTAAACGCACCCTTTTCGTGGCCAAACAGCTCGGATTCGATCAGGTCACGCGGAATAGCCGCCATATTGATCGCCACGAAGGGACCGTTGCGGCGCTTGCCGTAATCATGCAGCGCCTTGGCGACCAATTCCTTACCCGTGCCGGATTCGCCCGTGATCATCAGCGTCAGATCGGTCTGCATCAGCCGGGCCAGAACCCGGTAGATTTCCTGCATTGCCGCCGAGCGTCCAACCAGCGGCATGCCGTCCTGCATGTCATCGCCCAGCCGTGCCGGCTTTTTCTTCGGCTCGGCCAGGGCCCGGCCGATAATGGCGATCAGTTCCGTCAGGTCGAAAGGCTTGGGCAGGTAATCGTAAGCACCCTTTTCCGAAGCGCGGATGGCGGTCATAAAGGTGTTCTGGGCGCTCATCACCAAAACGGGCAGGTCGGGCCGGGCCTTCTTGATACGCGGCAGGAGATCGAAGGCGTTTTCGTCCGGCATGACAACGTCGGTGACGACCAGATCGCCCTCACCGGCTGAAATCCAGCGCCACAGGGTCGCGGCATTCGACGTGATGCGCACATCGTAACCGGCACGGCTCAGCGCCTGGTTCAAAACGGTGCGGATCGCAGCATCGTCATCGGCAACAAGGATAGTGGCTGTCATCTTGATCTTCCCACGGATTTCGCAAGGGGAGCGTCGTCATCAACCGTTTCCTTGGAAACCGGCATCAACACGCGAAATAGTGTCCGGTTGCCCTGACTGTCGCATTCAACAATACCGCCATGGCCGCCGATGATCTTGGCCACCAGCGCAAGCCCCAGGCCGGAGCCGTTGGTCTTGGTGGTGATGAACGGATCGAACAGATGCGGCAAAAGGTCTGACGGCACGCCCGGACCGTTATCGGCAACGCAGAATTCCAGCGGCAGCGAGATCTTTTCCCGCGATCCGGCAACCGACAGCCTTATGCCGGGGCGATAGGCCGTGGTCAGCTGGATTTCGCCATCGGCCCGGTCGCCCACCGCCTCGGCGGCATTCTTGATCAGGTTCAAAAACACCTGCACCAGTTGATCCCGGTTGGCAAATACCGGCGGCAGCGATGGATCATAGCTCTCGGTGATCTTCAGATGCCGGGCAAAGCCCGCCTGAGCGATGGCCTTCACATGGTCCAGCACCGAATGGATATTAATCGAGGTCCGGTCCACGGGCCGCTCGTCGGAAAAGATCTCCATACGGTCGACCAGCGAGACGATCCGGTCGGTCTCATCGCAGATCAGCCGGGTCAGGCTGCGATCCTCTGGGGGAACAGAGCTTTCCAGCAATTGCGCCGCACCACGAATGCCGGACAGCGGGTTCTTGATTTCATGGGCGAGCATCGAGGCAAGACCGGTGACGGAGCGGGCTGCGGCGCGGTGGGTGAGCTGGCGATCGATCTTATCGGCCATCGAGCGTTCCTGAAACACCACGACA contains the following coding sequences:
- a CDS encoding two-component system sensor histidine kinase NtrB, which gives rise to MSSDTKPGDGSGAGPAAGNVLAMAVLNAIQNPVVMVNGEGHIVFANWEAEAFFGASASHLARHKISTFIPFGSPLLELIDQVRERRAPVNEYRVDLSSPRLGQDKLVDLYVAPVTVEPGAVVVVFQERSMADKIDRQLTHRAAARSVTGLASMLAHEIKNPLSGIRGAAQLLESSVPPEDRSLTRLICDETDRIVSLVDRMEIFSDERPVDRTSINIHSVLDHVKAIAQAGFARHLKITESYDPSLPPVFANRDQLVQVFLNLIKNAAEAVGDRADGEIQLTTAYRPGIRLSVAGSREKISLPLEFCVADNGPGVPSDLLPHLFDPFITTKTNGSGLGLALVAKIIGGHGGIVECDSQGNRTLFRVLMPVSKETVDDDAPLAKSVGRSR
- the hflX gene encoding GTPase HflX, with translation MHRDDMRAVVLVPVLKQARSSEKASAELGPTTTRSHESRLEEAMGLARAIDLTIVQGLIVMVNQPRPATLIGSGKIEEIKALLDSHDAGLVIVDHPLTPVQQRNLEKQWNAKVIDRTGLILEIFGRRASTKEGTLQVDLAHLNYQKGRLVRSWTHLERQRGGAGFMGGPGETQIEADRRMLQDRIVRLERELEQVVRTRQLHRAKRRKVPHPIVALVGYTNAGKSTLFNRITGAGVLAEDMLFATLDPTLRRMKLPQGRTVILSDTVGFISDLPTHLVAAFRATLEEVLEADLILHVRDMADPDNGAQAGDVLRILSDLGIDEKERDERIIEVWNKIDRLEPEAHQAIAEKATGRKNVMAVSAVTGEGVDALMAEIAERLSGVVTETTVILPPDKLSLISWVYENTMVDSREDRDDGSVSLDVRLSEQQASALERKLGLIQPVRTEDWD
- the hfq gene encoding RNA chaperone Hfq, with product MAERSQNLQDLFLNTVRKQKISLTIFLINGVKLTGVVTSFDNFCVLLRRDGHSQLVYKHAISTIMPGQPMQMFESEEAAS
- a CDS encoding sigma-54-dependent transcriptional regulator; its protein translation is MASDILVVDDEEDIRDIVSGILSDEGHETRTAHDADSALAAISDRAPRLIFLDIWMHGSRLDGLALLDEIKARHPDLPVVMISGHGNVETAVSAIKRGAFDFIEKPFKADRLILIAERALENSKLKREVTELKRRTGDANELIGSSVAVSQLRQTIEKVAPTNSRIMIVGPSGSGKELVARMIHKRSARSAGPFVTLNAAAITPDRMEVALFGTEGGPGQSRRIGALEEAHRGILYLDEVGEMPRETQNKILRVLVDQQFERVGGSKRVKVDVRIISSSAYNLESLIAEGRFREDLFHRLAVVPVRVPPLAERREDIPFLVDMLMRHIAEQAGIRQRKIGEDAMAVLQAHDWPGNIRQLRNNIERLLILTQNDGADVPISAEMLPTDLGEMLPKVSGRSDYQIMTLPLREAREMFERDYLIAQINRFGGNISRTAEFVGMERSALHRKLKSLGV
- a CDS encoding sensor histidine kinase NtrY-like, which encodes MKTRRPAGRTEEEAALTLLQERKSSFALPGLILAGGALACAMFTLPVLLGLTPIAPTSNVLIGSVVINTLFVLGLLFLIGREVSRLVKARRRGRAAARLHVRIVVLFSIVAITPAILVAIFASITLNVGLDRWFSIRTQSIINSSMNVAQAYMLENASYLQGQTISMATDLERNRPLFFLDRTGFIELMTRQAKGRGLLGAFLVRKDGTPIIQADISTEKPLPAIPQDALDKAAAGQPTLIPPGVTNLVGGIIKMDSLSGAYLYTIRAVDPKVMRAMREMEDNTAEYKAMEEGRTTLQIAFAVLYLGFALIVLLAAIWTAIAVADRIVRPIRLLIGAADNVASGNMNVVVPVRVADGDVGSLSRTFNKMISQIRTQRDEILEAKDEVDDRRRFIEAVLSGVTAAVIGVEDDGRITIVNPSAELFLARGADQLLGEKLETVAPEINTVFAEAGLRHRGDFRKQINLVRSGKERTLSVQVTREETRNATESYVITLDDITDLVIAQRSTAWADVARRIAHEIKNPLTPIQLSAERLKRRFGKQIASEDRQVFDQCTDTIVRQVEDIGRMVDEFSSFARMPKPTKQPADLRDVLKDAIFLREMGHSDCEFIRDVGEFPLEGSFDARMLAQAFGNLIKNAVEAIEAVPSDAEKLPGRVWIRAATDEGRDGFVVDIIDNGKGLPVDNRHRILEPYMTMREKGTGLGLAIVKKIIEEHGGQLELHDAPAEFDGGRGAMIRVVLPRQAGAASAATEEHDKEAAYGL
- the ntrC gene encoding nitrogen regulation protein NR(I), yielding MTATILVADDDAAIRTVLNQALSRAGYDVRITSNAATLWRWISAGEGDLVVTDVVMPDENAFDLLPRIKKARPDLPVLVMSAQNTFMTAIRASEKGAYDYLPKPFDLTELIAIIGRALAEPKKKPARLGDDMQDGMPLVGRSAAMQEIYRVLARLMQTDLTLMITGESGTGKELVAKALHDYGKRRNGPFVAINMAAIPRDLIESELFGHEKGAFTGAQNRSTGRFEQAEGGTLFLDEIGDMPMDAQTRLLRVLQQGEYTTVGGRTPIRTDVRIVAATNKDLKQSINQGLFREDLYYRLNVVPLRLPPLRDRAEDIADLVRHFIQQGEKEGLDAKRFEQEALEVMKSYAWPGNVRELENLVRRLMALYPQDVITREIIEQELRSDITDSPLSKAGSGGGHMTIAQAVEENMRSYFASFGDNLPPPGLYDRVLTEMEYPLILAALTATRGNQIKAADLLGLNRNTLRKKIRELGVSVYRSSRSA